The Mycolicibacterium boenickei genome has a segment encoding these proteins:
- a CDS encoding DoxX family protein, translating to MASSAYDTAILLLRVVLGLTMAAHGYNKFFGGGRIPGTAGWFDSIGMKPGMFHARVAATTEMAAGLGLALGLLTPVPAAGFVALMLVAAWTVHRHNGFFIVKEGWEYNLILAVAAVAIAGTGAGRYSLDHLLFSSSSFYHYLHGWCGLGIAVVLGLAGGIGQLAIFYRPPAKTS from the coding sequence ATGGCTTCCTCCGCTTACGACACTGCGATCCTGCTCCTGCGCGTGGTGCTCGGCCTCACCATGGCCGCCCACGGCTACAACAAGTTCTTCGGTGGCGGGCGGATCCCCGGCACCGCGGGATGGTTCGACAGCATCGGCATGAAGCCGGGCATGTTCCACGCCCGGGTCGCGGCCACCACCGAAATGGCGGCCGGTCTGGGCCTGGCTTTGGGCCTGCTGACCCCGGTGCCCGCGGCAGGCTTCGTGGCGCTGATGCTGGTGGCGGCATGGACCGTGCACCGGCACAACGGCTTCTTCATCGTCAAAGAAGGCTGGGAGTACAACCTGATCCTGGCGGTGGCGGCGGTGGCGATCGCCGGAACCGGGGCCGGTCGCTACAGCCTGGATCATCTGCTGTTCTCCAGTTCGAGCTTCTATCACTACCTGCACGGCTGGTGCGGCCTGGGCATCGCGGTGGTGCTCGGCCTGGCCGGTGGCATCGGTCAGCTGGCGATCTTCTATCGCCCGCCGGCGAAGACGTCTTAG
- a CDS encoding SDR family NAD(P)-dependent oxidoreductase: MSPNTTRLQGRTALVTGSTGGLGVAIAKTLAAQGAFVVVSGRNKERGDAVVAEIRAAGGQAGFVAADLGAGGDEVQRLAEQAVAAAGGQIDILVNNAGVWGMPEPTGEVSERALLESYQTNVIAPFLLTGALAPAMAERGRGAVVNVGSITGLIGGDGSALYSSTKAAVHSLTKSWAVEYGPRGVRVNAVAPGPIATERALEAAEHIAPVLARIPSRRMSTPEEVAAAVAFLAGEDAGNIHGVILSVDGGWAAA, from the coding sequence ATGAGTCCAAACACTACGCGGCTGCAGGGCCGCACCGCACTTGTCACGGGTTCTACCGGAGGCCTCGGCGTCGCCATCGCCAAGACGCTGGCGGCCCAGGGCGCCTTCGTCGTCGTCAGCGGCCGCAACAAGGAACGCGGTGACGCCGTCGTCGCCGAGATCCGTGCCGCCGGAGGGCAGGCCGGGTTCGTCGCCGCCGACCTCGGCGCCGGTGGCGATGAGGTGCAGCGCCTAGCGGAGCAGGCCGTTGCGGCCGCGGGAGGCCAGATCGACATCCTGGTCAACAACGCCGGCGTATGGGGGATGCCCGAACCCACCGGCGAGGTGTCCGAGCGGGCGCTGCTGGAGTCGTATCAGACGAACGTCATCGCGCCGTTCCTGCTGACCGGGGCCCTGGCGCCCGCGATGGCCGAACGCGGCCGCGGCGCGGTGGTCAACGTCGGGTCGATCACCGGGCTGATCGGCGGAGACGGCTCGGCGCTGTACTCGTCGACCAAGGCGGCCGTGCACTCGCTCACCAAGTCGTGGGCGGTCGAGTACGGCCCGCGCGGGGTGCGGGTGAACGCCGTGGCACCCGGCCCGATCGCCACGGAGCGCGCCCTCGAAGCGGCCGAGCACATCGCCCCGGTGCTGGCCCGCATCCCGTCTCGGCGGATGAGCACACCGGAGGAGGTCGCCGCGGCGGTCGCATTCCTGGCCGGTGAAGACGCCGGCAACATTCACGGCGTGATCCTCAGTGTGGATGGGGGCTGGGCGGCGGCTTAA
- a CDS encoding acyl-CoA dehydrogenase family protein, with protein sequence MKRQIYGPEHEAFRETVKEYIERELVPNAEKWETERIVDRSAYTAAGKYGLIGFNMPEEYGGGGSDDFRFNAIIDEELAKAGVHGPALSLHNDVVGPYFKELANDEQKQRWMPGIASGELIIAIAMTEPGAGSDLAGIRTSAVRDGDDWIINGSKTFISSGINCDLCVVVARTDPEAGHKGFTLFVVERGMEGFTRGRKLDKMGLHSQDTSELHFENVRVPNANLLGKEGRGFYHLMTNLPSERLGIAISAIYGARGVFQETLQYAKDRKAFGQPIGSFQHNRFLLAEMETELEVTENYIDRCLQGVVDGELTAVEAAKAKWWATEVAKKVVDNCVQLHGGYGYMMEYRVARAYVDGRIQTIFGGTTEIMKEIIGRELGV encoded by the coding sequence ATGAAACGACAGATCTACGGCCCGGAGCACGAGGCGTTCCGCGAGACGGTCAAGGAGTACATCGAGCGCGAGCTCGTGCCCAACGCCGAGAAGTGGGAGACCGAGCGGATCGTCGACCGGTCGGCGTACACGGCCGCGGGCAAGTACGGCCTCATCGGTTTCAACATGCCCGAGGAATACGGTGGCGGCGGCTCGGATGACTTCCGGTTCAACGCCATCATCGACGAGGAACTCGCCAAGGCCGGCGTACACGGCCCGGCGCTGAGCCTGCACAACGACGTCGTCGGCCCGTACTTCAAGGAGCTGGCCAACGACGAGCAGAAGCAGCGCTGGATGCCCGGCATCGCCAGCGGCGAGCTGATCATCGCCATCGCGATGACCGAGCCGGGCGCGGGCAGCGACCTGGCAGGCATCCGCACCTCGGCGGTGCGCGACGGTGACGACTGGATCATCAACGGCTCCAAGACCTTCATCTCGTCCGGCATCAACTGCGACCTGTGTGTCGTGGTGGCCCGCACCGACCCCGAGGCCGGGCACAAGGGCTTCACGCTGTTCGTGGTGGAGCGGGGCATGGAGGGCTTCACCCGCGGCCGCAAGCTCGACAAGATGGGTCTGCACAGCCAGGACACCTCGGAGCTGCACTTCGAGAACGTGCGCGTGCCCAACGCCAACCTGCTCGGCAAGGAAGGTCGCGGTTTCTACCACCTGATGACCAACCTGCCCTCGGAGCGGCTCGGGATCGCCATCTCGGCGATCTACGGTGCCCGTGGGGTCTTCCAGGAGACGCTGCAATACGCCAAGGACCGCAAGGCCTTTGGCCAGCCGATCGGCAGCTTCCAGCACAACCGGTTCCTGCTCGCCGAGATGGAGACCGAGCTGGAGGTCACCGAGAACTACATCGACCGTTGCCTGCAGGGCGTCGTCGACGGTGAACTGACGGCGGTCGAGGCGGCCAAGGCCAAGTGGTGGGCCACCGAAGTCGCCAAGAAGGTCGTCGACAACTGCGTGCAGCTGCACGGTGGCTACGGCTACATGATGGAGTACCGCGTCGCCCGCGCCTACGTGGACGGGCGCATCCAGACGATCTTCGGTGGCACCACCGAGATCATGAAGGAGATCATCGGTCGCGAGCTCGGCGTCTAG
- a CDS encoding alpha/beta fold hydrolase, translated as MTEPRWIDIATPAGQLRALVWGPEDGPVALCLHGFPDTAYGWRKVAPVLAEAGWKVVAPFMRGYVPSSIPTDGSYHVGALMDDALRVLQAAGPTGRDVLIGHDWGAIAGAGLAAMPDNAFAKTVIMSVPPPASFQPLGRVPEAGKLMARLPRQMLRSWYMMYFQLPWLPDRSASWVVPRLWKLWSPGYDAAEDVRHVDAAIGARDRWRAALGYYRATIRLSKPPPQYAELHQHWLEPPSVPTLYLHGAEDGCATPDYTRWVQRVLPPGSAAHIVDHAGHFLQLEQPDVVGKHVVDFIGSPGRS; from the coding sequence GTTGTGCCTCCACGGTTTTCCCGACACGGCCTACGGCTGGCGCAAGGTGGCGCCGGTGCTGGCCGAGGCCGGCTGGAAAGTGGTGGCGCCGTTCATGCGAGGCTATGTGCCCTCGTCGATCCCCACCGACGGGAGCTACCACGTCGGCGCTCTGATGGACGATGCGCTGCGCGTGCTGCAGGCCGCGGGACCGACCGGGCGCGACGTGCTCATCGGGCATGACTGGGGTGCGATCGCGGGAGCGGGTCTGGCCGCGATGCCGGACAACGCGTTCGCCAAGACGGTGATCATGTCGGTGCCACCTCCCGCGTCGTTCCAGCCGCTGGGCCGGGTGCCAGAGGCGGGCAAGCTGATGGCCCGGTTGCCGCGCCAGATGCTGCGCAGCTGGTACATGATGTACTTCCAATTGCCCTGGCTCCCTGATCGGTCCGCGTCTTGGGTGGTGCCCCGGCTGTGGAAGCTGTGGTCGCCGGGATACGACGCGGCCGAGGACGTACGCCACGTCGACGCCGCGATCGGCGCCCGCGATCGGTGGCGTGCCGCGCTGGGTTACTACCGGGCCACGATTCGACTCAGCAAGCCGCCGCCGCAGTACGCAGAGTTGCACCAACATTGGCTGGAGCCGCCGTCGGTGCCGACGCTGTACCTGCACGGCGCCGAGGACGGCTGCGCGACACCGGATTACACCCGGTGGGTGCAGAGGGTTCTGCCACCGGGCAGCGCAGCGCACATCGTCGATCACGCCGGTCACTTCCTGCAGCTCGAGCAGCCGGATGTGGTGGGGAAGCACGTCGTCGATTTCATCGGCAGCCCTGGGAGGAGTTGA
- a CDS encoding thiolase family protein has product MAEAVIVEAVRSPVGKRNGALSGVHPSELSAQVLNGLVQRAGIDPALVDDVIWGCVMQAGEQALDIARTALLTAGWPETVPGVTVDRQCGSSQQSLHFAVAGVIAGHYDVVVAGGVESMSRTPMGSSLASGGHPYPEAFRERYDNKTPNQGVGAEMIAEQWGLSRTQLDEFSLRSHEKAAAAQDAGAFKDQIVGIKDQDGNVVLEDGGIRRGGTVESMAAIKPAFKEDGVIHAGNSSQISDGSAALLVMSAEKAKDLGLKPLAKVHTAVLAGADPVIMLTAPIPATQKALAKSGLSVDQIGAFEVNEAFAPVPMAWLKDIGADEERLNPNGGAIALGHPLGGSGARILTTLLYHMRDNNIQYGLQTMCEGGGQANATILELL; this is encoded by the coding sequence ATGGCTGAAGCCGTCATCGTCGAGGCTGTCCGGTCACCTGTCGGGAAGCGCAACGGCGCCCTCTCAGGTGTGCATCCGTCGGAGCTGTCGGCCCAGGTGCTCAACGGCCTCGTGCAGCGCGCCGGGATCGACCCCGCCCTCGTCGACGACGTCATCTGGGGCTGCGTCATGCAGGCCGGTGAGCAGGCGCTCGACATCGCCCGCACCGCGCTGCTGACCGCGGGGTGGCCCGAGACCGTTCCCGGTGTCACCGTCGACCGCCAGTGCGGCTCCAGCCAGCAGTCCCTGCACTTCGCCGTCGCCGGCGTGATCGCCGGGCACTACGACGTCGTCGTCGCCGGTGGTGTCGAGTCGATGTCGCGTACCCCGATGGGATCCTCGCTGGCCAGCGGCGGGCACCCGTACCCGGAGGCCTTCCGGGAGCGCTACGACAACAAGACCCCCAACCAGGGCGTCGGCGCCGAGATGATCGCCGAGCAGTGGGGCCTGTCGCGCACCCAGCTCGACGAGTTCTCCCTGCGTTCGCACGAGAAGGCCGCTGCCGCACAGGATGCCGGTGCCTTCAAGGATCAGATCGTCGGGATCAAGGACCAGGACGGAAACGTCGTCCTGGAAGACGGCGGCATCCGCCGCGGCGGCACCGTCGAGTCCATGGCCGCCATCAAGCCGGCCTTCAAGGAGGACGGCGTGATCCACGCCGGCAACTCCAGCCAGATCTCCGACGGCTCGGCCGCGCTGCTGGTGATGTCCGCGGAGAAGGCAAAAGACCTGGGGCTCAAGCCACTTGCCAAGGTGCACACCGCCGTGCTCGCCGGCGCCGACCCGGTCATCATGCTGACCGCACCGATCCCGGCCACCCAGAAGGCGCTGGCCAAGTCCGGCCTGAGTGTCGACCAGATCGGCGCGTTCGAGGTCAACGAGGCGTTCGCCCCGGTTCCGATGGCCTGGCTCAAGGACATCGGCGCCGACGAGGAGCGGCTGAACCCCAACGGCGGTGCCATCGCCCTGGGTCACCCGCTCGGCGGCTCGGGCGCCCGTATTCTGACCACCCTGCTGTACCACATGCGGGACAACAACATTCAGTACGGCCTGCAGACCATGTGTGAAGGTGGCGGCCAGGCCAACGCGACCATCCTGGAGCTCCTGTGA
- a CDS encoding DUF3556 domain-containing protein, with protein MGFLKQESPQIDFEQWSKGTRAQKIQPMARHWAEVGFGTPVALHLFYVVKILLYILGAWLIALTTEGVDGFTNVASWYAEPIVYQKVVFYTMLFEVVGLGCGFGPLNNRFFPPMGSILYWLRPKTIRLPPWPNRVPLTKGDDRTIVDVALYGALLVVLVIALFSQGTGPIPALGSEIGVLPVWQTAAIVGLLAVAGLRDKVIFLAARGEVYGSLAVCFLFSGADIIIAAKLICLTIWIGAAASKLTKHFPFVISTMMSNNPVFRPRFIKRKFFEHFPDDLRPGWPSRFVAHFSTAIEGLVPLVLFFSHGGWATAIAAFVMLVFHFGILSSIPMGVPLEWNVFMMFSVLALFVGHADIGLGDLTSPWPIVLFAVVAGTVVLGNLFPRKISFLPGMRYYAGNWDTSLWCVKPSAAEKIEKHIVAIASMPAAQMERYYGSPEVAQMYLYMGYAFRGFNSHGRALFTLAHRAMVGQNEDDYVLTDGERIVSTAIGWNFGDGHMSNEQLVAALQKRCHFEPGEVRIVMLDAQPIQRQTQQYRLVDAATGEFERGYVNVADMVTRQPWDDELPVHVQRDDVTT; from the coding sequence ATGGGTTTTCTCAAACAGGAATCGCCCCAGATCGACTTCGAGCAGTGGAGCAAGGGCACGCGCGCGCAGAAGATCCAGCCGATGGCGCGGCACTGGGCCGAAGTGGGGTTCGGCACCCCGGTTGCGCTGCACCTGTTCTATGTCGTCAAGATCCTGCTGTACATCCTGGGCGCGTGGCTGATCGCGCTCACCACCGAAGGTGTCGACGGGTTCACCAACGTCGCCTCCTGGTACGCCGAGCCGATCGTCTACCAGAAGGTCGTGTTCTACACGATGTTGTTCGAGGTCGTCGGCCTCGGCTGCGGCTTCGGCCCGCTCAACAACCGGTTCTTCCCACCCATGGGCTCGATCCTGTACTGGTTGCGGCCCAAGACGATTCGGCTCCCACCCTGGCCCAACCGGGTGCCGTTGACCAAGGGCGACGACCGCACCATCGTCGACGTCGCGCTCTACGGGGCGCTGCTGGTGGTGCTTGTCATCGCGCTGTTCTCGCAGGGCACCGGGCCCATCCCGGCGCTCGGCAGCGAGATCGGCGTGCTGCCGGTGTGGCAGACCGCGGCGATCGTCGGCCTGCTCGCCGTGGCCGGCCTGCGCGACAAGGTGATCTTCCTGGCCGCCCGCGGGGAGGTGTACGGCTCGCTGGCGGTCTGCTTCCTGTTCAGCGGCGCCGACATCATCATCGCGGCAAAGCTGATCTGCCTGACGATCTGGATCGGCGCGGCCGCCTCGAAACTCACCAAACACTTCCCGTTCGTCATCTCGACGATGATGAGCAACAACCCGGTGTTCCGGCCGCGGTTCATCAAACGCAAGTTCTTCGAGCACTTTCCGGATGACCTCCGGCCCGGTTGGCCGTCGCGGTTCGTGGCGCACTTCTCCACTGCCATCGAGGGTTTGGTGCCGCTGGTGCTGTTCTTCTCCCACGGCGGCTGGGCGACGGCCATCGCTGCCTTCGTCATGCTGGTGTTCCACTTCGGCATCCTGAGCTCCATTCCGATGGGCGTGCCGCTGGAGTGGAACGTCTTCATGATGTTCTCCGTGCTGGCGCTGTTCGTCGGGCACGCCGACATCGGACTGGGGGACCTCACCAGCCCGTGGCCCATCGTGCTGTTCGCGGTTGTCGCCGGCACCGTGGTGCTGGGAAACCTGTTCCCGCGCAAGATCTCGTTTTTGCCGGGAATGCGCTACTACGCGGGCAACTGGGACACCTCGCTGTGGTGCGTCAAACCCTCGGCCGCGGAGAAGATCGAGAAGCACATCGTCGCGATCGCCAGCATGCCTGCCGCCCAGATGGAGCGGTACTACGGCAGCCCCGAAGTCGCCCAGATGTACCTCTACATGGGATATGCGTTCCGTGGCTTCAACTCTCACGGCCGGGCCCTGTTCACCCTGGCGCACCGGGCGATGGTCGGACAGAACGAGGACGACTACGTGCTGACCGATGGCGAGCGCATCGTCTCCACGGCCATCGGCTGGAACTTCGGAGACGGGCACATGAGCAACGAGCAACTTGTCGCCGCCCTGCAGAAGCGGTGCCATTTCGAGCCGGGGGAGGTGCGGATCGTCATGCTCGACGCTCAGCCGATCCAGCGCCAGACCCAGCAGTACCGGCTCGTCGACGCGGCTACCGGGGAGTTCGAGCGGGGTTACGTCAACGTGGCCGACATGGTGACGCGCCAGCCCTGGGACGACGAGTTGCCGGTCCATGTCCAGCGAGATGACGTCACCACCTGA
- a CDS encoding WS/DGAT/MGAT family O-acyltransferase: protein MRRMAAIDAQNWWMSAKLPNDQFLLYGFDGVPDDLAAAEAEVRGRAQRCPDLAVGIRDDCRLTYPAWVPRAVGDDQFVRYDGALQWNECLDVVAGLADHQLDAAVAPWRLHVFACVRGIPGATAATGTVAVLQVSHALADGTRASALAAWLFGRSGEILPVSPQRFPAARLPWRAVRASRTYRELVRDTESGAVPPQAPSRPVLRSNAEPAGDRWVRTIVRRRAEIPGPTVTIGVLAAISSALADHLRECGDDTASLGAEVPMAKPGVRLAHNHFGNVGIGLYPELAVPERITRIAADFADRRRRAAHPALIASSRAFAATPAPLLRWGVAQFDPTVRAPMVTGNTVVSSVNRGAADLRFGTAGVVVTAGYPSLSLMMGLTHGVHGIGDTVAVSVHAAESAVGDIDAYLARLDAALGG from the coding sequence GTGCGCCGGATGGCCGCAATCGATGCCCAGAACTGGTGGATGTCGGCCAAACTTCCCAACGATCAGTTCCTGCTGTACGGATTCGACGGTGTGCCCGACGATCTGGCAGCGGCTGAGGCCGAGGTCAGAGGACGTGCGCAGCGCTGTCCAGACCTGGCTGTGGGTATCCGCGACGATTGTCGCCTGACATACCCGGCCTGGGTGCCGCGGGCGGTGGGTGACGATCAGTTCGTCCGCTACGACGGCGCCCTGCAGTGGAACGAATGTCTGGATGTCGTCGCCGGGTTGGCCGACCACCAGCTCGACGCCGCTGTCGCCCCTTGGCGTCTGCACGTATTCGCCTGCGTCCGTGGAATTCCCGGCGCCACTGCCGCCACGGGGACAGTGGCGGTGCTGCAGGTCTCCCACGCGCTCGCCGACGGCACCCGCGCCTCGGCGCTGGCCGCGTGGCTGTTCGGGCGCTCCGGCGAGATCCTTCCGGTGTCGCCGCAACGCTTCCCGGCCGCGCGCCTGCCGTGGCGTGCCGTGCGAGCGTCACGCACGTATCGGGAGTTGGTGCGTGACACCGAATCGGGCGCGGTGCCACCGCAGGCGCCATCGCGGCCGGTGCTGCGCAGCAATGCCGAGCCGGCGGGGGATCGCTGGGTGCGCACCATCGTTCGCCGTCGCGCCGAGATTCCGGGACCCACCGTGACCATCGGAGTTCTTGCCGCCATCTCCTCGGCGTTGGCCGATCACCTCCGGGAGTGCGGTGACGATACGGCCTCGCTCGGTGCCGAGGTGCCGATGGCCAAGCCCGGGGTGCGGTTGGCGCACAACCACTTCGGCAACGTCGGAATCGGCCTGTATCCCGAACTCGCCGTACCTGAGCGCATCACCCGGATCGCAGCGGACTTCGCCGACCGCCGCCGCCGTGCGGCACATCCGGCGCTGATCGCGTCCAGTCGCGCGTTCGCCGCGACGCCCGCACCGCTGTTGCGTTGGGGTGTAGCGCAGTTCGATCCGACGGTGCGCGCGCCGATGGTGACGGGCAACACGGTGGTTTCCAGCGTCAATCGGGGCGCGGCCGACCTCAGGTTCGGCACCGCCGGGGTCGTGGTGACGGCCGGATACCCGTCGTTGTCCTTGATGATGGGGCTGACCCATGGGGTGCACGGCATCGGGGACACGGTAGCGGTCAGCGTGCATGCCGCCGAGTCCGCGGTCGGCGACATCGACGCTTACCTGGCCCGGCTGGATGCCGCGCTGGGCGGTTGA
- a CDS encoding fasciclin domain-containing protein — MKTRTKTLGVAAAVAAITASLPLAVTAYADPAPTTTAAPVVEIPDPQGSGCDNFKKALPDWKAFADLPAGKVLASIPDISTFNSALSGGLNPGVNIVPVLDNGPYVIFAPTNDAFAAMEPGKLDALKADPAALTSFDYYHAFLGLLGPDDVKGQRPTQQGAEVKVTGKGGDIKVNDTAKLVCGPIQAQNARIYLIDTVLDPNSPPEALVPTITGTSTTKATPAADAPIG, encoded by the coding sequence ATGAAGACTCGCACCAAGACACTGGGCGTTGCTGCGGCCGTTGCCGCGATCACGGCGTCGCTGCCGTTGGCTGTCACCGCCTACGCCGACCCGGCACCGACGACGACCGCCGCCCCGGTGGTGGAGATCCCCGACCCGCAGGGCTCGGGCTGCGACAACTTCAAGAAGGCCCTGCCGGATTGGAAGGCCTTCGCGGATCTGCCGGCAGGCAAGGTTCTCGCCAGCATCCCCGACATCAGCACCTTCAACTCCGCGCTGTCGGGCGGGCTGAACCCGGGCGTCAACATCGTGCCGGTGCTCGACAACGGCCCGTACGTGATCTTCGCGCCGACCAATGACGCGTTCGCCGCGATGGAGCCGGGCAAGCTCGATGCGCTCAAGGCCGATCCGGCCGCGCTGACCAGCTTCGACTACTACCATGCGTTCCTCGGCCTGCTCGGCCCCGATGACGTCAAGGGCCAGCGGCCCACCCAGCAGGGCGCCGAGGTCAAGGTGACCGGCAAGGGCGGCGACATCAAGGTCAACGACACCGCCAAGCTGGTCTGCGGCCCCATCCAGGCGCAGAACGCCCGGATCTACCTGATCGACACCGTGCTGGATCCCAACTCCCCGCCGGAGGCCCTGGTGCCGACGATCACGGGCACCAGCACCACCAAGGCGACCCCGGCCGCCGACGCCCCGATCGGCTGA
- a CDS encoding TetR/AcrR family transcriptional regulator, with translation MDLQVQKLTPKGEATRHRIIEGAAAVIRRNGVAATTLDDIRAQTQTSKSQLFHYFPDGKDQLLLAVAEREAQMVLEDQQPYLGELTSWAAWQRWRDAVVERYRRQGQSCPLSLLMSEIGRTTPGAQAVTKALLRQWHDEIAAGIRHMQREGKIADDLDADRVAAALLAGIQGGVSVMLASGDLSYLESALDVGIAMLRRGQPPSAASSRAR, from the coding sequence ATGGACCTGCAAGTCCAGAAACTGACGCCCAAAGGCGAGGCCACCCGGCACCGGATCATCGAGGGAGCCGCCGCGGTGATTCGCCGCAACGGCGTCGCCGCCACCACGCTCGACGACATCCGCGCGCAGACCCAGACCTCCAAGAGCCAGCTGTTCCACTACTTCCCCGACGGAAAGGATCAACTGCTGCTCGCGGTGGCCGAGCGCGAAGCCCAGATGGTGCTGGAGGATCAGCAGCCCTACCTCGGCGAGTTGACCTCTTGGGCCGCCTGGCAGCGCTGGCGCGACGCCGTGGTCGAGCGCTACCGCCGCCAGGGTCAGAGCTGCCCGCTGAGCCTGTTGATGTCGGAGATCGGGCGGACCACTCCTGGCGCTCAGGCGGTAACCAAAGCCCTGCTCCGGCAATGGCATGACGAGATCGCCGCGGGCATCCGGCACATGCAGCGGGAGGGAAAGATCGCCGACGATCTCGATGCCGACCGGGTGGCCGCCGCATTGCTGGCCGGGATCCAGGGTGGCGTCAGCGTGATGCTGGCCTCCGGCGACCTGAGCTACCTCGAGTCGGCACTGGACGTCGGCATCGCGATGCTGCGCCGCGGTCAACCGCCCAGCGCGGCATCCAGCCGGGCCAGGTAA
- a CDS encoding crotonase/enoyl-CoA hydratase family protein yields the protein MTDTDTQPGALVEKRGNVLLITINRPEARNAINGSVSTAVGDALEQAQNDPEIRVVVITGSGDKSFCAGADLKAISRGENLFHPEHPEYGFAGYVSHFIDKPTIAAVNGTALGGGTELALASDLIVAEESAKFGLPEVKRGLIAGAGGVFRIAEQLPRKVANELLFTGEPMSSADALRWGLINQVVPDGTVVDAALKLAERITGNAPLAVQASKRVAYGADEGVITGDKDGWKRTNREFSTLLRTEDAKEGPLAFAQKREPVWKAR from the coding sequence GTGACCGACACCGATACCCAGCCCGGCGCGCTTGTTGAAAAGCGCGGCAACGTACTGCTCATCACGATCAACCGGCCCGAGGCGCGCAACGCGATCAACGGCTCGGTGAGCACCGCCGTCGGCGATGCGCTGGAGCAGGCCCAGAACGATCCGGAGATCCGGGTCGTCGTGATCACCGGATCGGGCGACAAGTCGTTCTGCGCCGGCGCCGACCTGAAGGCGATCTCCCGGGGCGAGAACCTCTTTCACCCCGAGCATCCCGAATACGGATTCGCCGGCTACGTCAGCCATTTCATCGACAAGCCGACGATCGCCGCGGTCAACGGCACCGCGCTGGGCGGCGGCACCGAGCTGGCCCTGGCCAGTGACCTCATCGTCGCCGAGGAGAGCGCCAAATTCGGTCTGCCCGAGGTGAAGCGGGGCCTGATCGCCGGCGCCGGTGGCGTGTTCCGCATCGCCGAGCAGCTGCCCCGCAAGGTGGCCAACGAGCTGCTGTTCACCGGCGAGCCGATGTCGTCGGCCGACGCGCTGCGCTGGGGCCTGATCAACCAGGTGGTGCCCGACGGCACCGTCGTCGACGCCGCGCTCAAACTGGCCGAGCGGATCACCGGCAACGCGCCGTTGGCCGTGCAGGCCAGTAAGCGGGTCGCCTACGGCGCCGACGAGGGCGTCATCACCGGTGACAAGGACGGCTGGAAGCGCACCAACCGCGAGTTCAGCACCCTGCTGCGGACCGAGGACGCCAAGGAAGGTCCGCTCGCCTTCGCCCAGAAGCGCGAACCGGTCTGGAAGGCAAGGTAA
- a CDS encoding FadR/GntR family transcriptional regulator has product MARTTPLAPMIGPDAIAPQAPVRSPKTAELVAGTLRRMVVDGQLKEGDFLPNEAELMEHFGVSRPTLREAVRVLESERLVEVRRGSRTGARVRVPGPEIVARPAGLLLELSGADIADLLVGRAAIEPMAARLLAEKGDEAAFAELERMLDEHIPKDHQSDQLAETTGDFHRRVVELSGNATLGIIAGMLHEITVRHHAFLFKERRPVSKNDYDKLMRSYRKLIQLIRSGDGDAAEAHWRRHLDTARILMLQDIESVKVRDVMR; this is encoded by the coding sequence GTGGCTCGAACCACACCACTGGCGCCGATGATCGGCCCTGACGCGATAGCACCGCAGGCACCGGTCCGTTCCCCGAAGACGGCCGAGCTCGTCGCAGGCACGTTACGGCGCATGGTCGTCGACGGCCAACTCAAAGAGGGCGACTTCCTGCCCAACGAAGCCGAGCTCATGGAGCATTTCGGGGTCAGCAGGCCGACCTTGCGCGAGGCCGTGCGGGTGCTGGAATCCGAGCGGCTGGTCGAGGTGCGGCGCGGCTCGCGCACCGGAGCCCGGGTGCGGGTGCCCGGCCCGGAGATCGTCGCCCGCCCGGCCGGGCTGCTGCTCGAGCTGTCCGGCGCCGATATCGCCGACCTCCTGGTGGGCCGCGCCGCGATCGAGCCGATGGCCGCACGCCTGCTCGCCGAGAAGGGCGATGAGGCGGCGTTCGCCGAGCTGGAGCGGATGCTCGACGAGCACATCCCGAAGGACCATCAGTCCGATCAGCTGGCCGAGACCACCGGCGACTTCCACCGCAGGGTCGTCGAGCTGTCCGGCAATGCCACCCTGGGCATCATCGCCGGGATGCTGCACGAGATCACCGTGCGCCACCACGCCTTCCTGTTCAAGGAGCGCCGGCCGGTCTCCAAGAACGACTACGACAAGCTGATGCGGTCCTACCGCAAGCTGATCCAGCTCATCCGCTCCGGCGACGGCGACGCCGCCGAGGCGCACTGGCGCAGGCACCTCGACACCGCACGCATCCTGATGCTGCAGGACATCGAGAGCGTCAAGGTCCGCGACGTGATGCGCTGA